A genomic region of Candidatus Hydrogenedentota bacterium contains the following coding sequences:
- the folK gene encoding 2-amino-4-hydroxy-6-hydroxymethyldihydropteridine diphosphokinase, translating into MRDCYISAAGNIRPEENILEALLQLHKLFPIRALSGFYRTAAIGRPEQPDYLNGVVSILYDGDPKGLKFEVLRPIEAALGRQRSGDSYAARPVDLDILLCGDLVIDDPELQLPDPDILQRPFLAAGLLELNADLVMPGTASALKTLITKVQLESLERDTPFTKTLHERLSI; encoded by the coding sequence ATGCGGGATTGTTATATTTCTGCAGCCGGCAATATTCGGCCGGAAGAAAATATTTTGGAAGCACTGCTGCAATTACATAAGCTGTTTCCGATTCGTGCACTCTCCGGTTTTTACCGAACCGCCGCCATAGGACGGCCTGAACAGCCCGATTATCTGAATGGTGTCGTCTCTATCCTCTATGACGGTGATCCCAAGGGGTTGAAGTTTGAAGTGTTGCGTCCTATTGAGGCCGCGTTGGGGCGGCAACGAAGCGGAGACAGCTATGCGGCGCGGCCTGTTGATTTGGATATACTCTTGTGCGGCGATTTGGTTATAGACGACCCTGAATTGCAATTGCCGGATCCCGATATCCTGCAGCGTCCCTTTCTTGCAGCGGGACTATTGGAACTCAATGCTGATCTGGTCATGCCGGGTACGGCATCAGCGTTGAAAACCTTGATTACAAAAGTACAATTGGAAAGCTTGGAACGGGATACGCCGTTTACAAAAACTTTACACGAAAGGTTGAGCATATGA
- the cysW gene encoding sulfate ABC transporter permease subunit CysW: MSSNRYRFHWTKYCCTLVTLVFLSVFLVLPLILVFIEAFRGGINSYIAAITEADARAAVLLTLFVAAVTVPLNTFFGNMAAWALTKFDYRGKSLLLTLIDLPFVVPPVIAGLIFILMLGSNGVFGPWLKAMDITLIFAPPAIFIATFFITFPFIVRELVPLMQEQGRDEEEAAISLGAGALKTFWLITLPNIKWALLHGIILCNARAMGEFGAVSVVSGHIRGSTITMPLHIEILYNEYNFSAAFAVASLLAMLALVTLLIKSLLEWRLQRERRGFAQHGPTQEGTLM; the protein is encoded by the coding sequence ATGAGCTCTAATCGTTATCGTTTTCACTGGACCAAATATTGTTGCACCCTCGTGACCCTCGTTTTTCTCTCTGTATTTCTGGTGCTCCCCCTTATCCTTGTATTTATAGAAGCTTTTCGCGGCGGCATCAATAGCTACATCGCCGCCATTACAGAAGCGGACGCCCGTGCTGCTGTACTGCTCACGCTTTTTGTGGCTGCCGTTACAGTGCCGCTCAATACCTTCTTCGGCAACATGGCCGCTTGGGCGTTGACCAAGTTCGATTATCGCGGGAAAAGCCTGCTCCTCACATTGATCGACCTGCCCTTTGTTGTTCCCCCTGTCATTGCGGGACTGATCTTCATTTTGATGCTCGGTTCCAATGGTGTCTTCGGTCCTTGGCTGAAGGCAATGGATATAACCCTTATCTTTGCGCCGCCTGCTATCTTTATTGCCACCTTCTTTATTACCTTCCCCTTCATTGTCCGTGAATTGGTGCCCCTCATGCAGGAACAAGGCAGAGATGAAGAAGAGGCTGCCATTTCCTTGGGAGCCGGCGCGTTGAAAACCTTTTGGCTCATCACACTGCCTAATATCAAGTGGGCGCTGCTCCATGGAATTATCTTATGCAATGCACGAGCCATGGGCGAATTTGGCGCCGTCTCGGTGGTCTCCGGACACATAAGAGGCTCTACCATTACCATGCCCCTTCATATAGAGATTTTATATAACGAATACAACTTCAGCGCTGCCTTCGCTGTTGCGTCGCTCCTCGCCATGCTCGCTTTGGTCACGCTCCTTATCAAAAGCTTACTGGAATGGCGTCTTCAACGGGAGCGGCGCGGATTTGCTCAACATGGTCCAACTCAGGAAGGAACGTTAATGTGA
- a CDS encoding SDR family oxidoreductase produces the protein MATERLAGKTALITGAGKRLGAAMSIALAKQGVRVLIHYNHGEKAAEELAQRLIAAGGKAAVVQGDLSNGDGAKALMDRAFTQFGAIHILINNASIFHQMTFMESTEKAVAENMAVHVIAPLLLGQAFAAQGLSGSIINMIDTRVMDYDFNHVPYHMSKKALHSLTKMMAVEFAPLLRVNAVAPGLILPPAGQDESYLEQLKSSNPLNRVGSADDIVRAVLYLLESDFVTGQTLFVDGGRHLRGRMYE, from the coding sequence ATGGCAACGGAAAGATTAGCAGGAAAAACCGCACTGATAACAGGCGCGGGGAAGAGGCTGGGCGCGGCGATGAGTATCGCTTTGGCAAAACAGGGCGTCCGCGTACTCATCCACTATAATCACGGCGAAAAAGCGGCTGAGGAATTGGCACAGCGCCTTATCGCGGCGGGCGGAAAAGCTGCCGTCGTCCAAGGGGATCTTTCCAATGGTGATGGGGCGAAAGCGCTTATGGACAGGGCTTTCACTCAGTTTGGCGCGATCCATATCCTGATCAACAACGCTTCCATATTCCATCAAATGACTTTCATGGAAAGCACGGAAAAAGCAGTCGCAGAAAATATGGCTGTCCATGTGATTGCGCCCCTGTTGCTGGGACAGGCTTTTGCTGCACAAGGATTGTCCGGCTCCATCATTAACATGATTGATACGCGGGTTATGGATTATGATTTTAACCATGTCCCTTACCATATGAGCAAAAAAGCATTGCATAGTCTTACCAAAATGATGGCAGTCGAGTTTGCTCCGCTCCTTCGTGTGAATGCCGTTGCACCCGGGTTAATCTTACCGCCTGCCGGACAGGATGAATCTTATCTGGAACAACTTAAATCAAGCAATCCCCTCAACCGCGTGGGCAGTGCAGACGATATTGTACGGGCAGTGCTTTATTTGCTTGAATCTGATTTTGTAACGGGACAAACTCTGTTTGTTGATGGAGGAAGACATTTGAGAGGGCGCATGTATGAATGA
- the folE gene encoding GTP cyclohydrolase I FolE, producing MNIERVSSLIRELLLEIGEDPEREGLLKTPERYAKALQFLTRGYYQDLDTIINNAIFQAESNNMIIMRDIELYSLCEHHMLPFFGYAHVGYIAQKKVIGLSKIARIVDYYARRLQIQERLTAQIARAIMDHTQAEGVGVVLECRHLCTMMRGVEKQNSIMTTSSVLGSFHDDAITRQEFLQLLDKSTHK from the coding sequence ATGAATATTGAACGTGTCAGTTCGTTGATACGGGAACTTCTCTTAGAGATTGGTGAGGATCCGGAGCGGGAAGGTCTGCTGAAAACACCCGAGCGGTATGCTAAGGCACTGCAATTTTTAACGCGCGGCTATTATCAAGACCTTGACACCATCATCAACAATGCTATTTTTCAGGCTGAATCCAATAACATGATTATCATGCGGGATATAGAACTCTATAGCCTCTGCGAACATCATATGCTTCCCTTTTTCGGCTATGCCCATGTGGGTTATATTGCACAAAAAAAAGTCATCGGACTGAGTAAAATCGCGCGGATCGTTGATTATTACGCACGCCGTCTTCAAATCCAAGAACGACTTACTGCGCAAATTGCCCGAGCCATTATGGATCATACCCAGGCTGAGGGTGTCGGCGTTGTATTGGAATGCAGACATCTTTGCACCATGATGCGTGGGGTTGAAAAACAAAATTCAATCATGACCACCTCCTCGGTTTTGGGCAGTTTTCATGATGACGCCATCACACGGCAGGAGTTCTTACAACTGCTTGACAAGTCCACGCACAAATAG
- the cysA gene encoding sulfate ABC transporter ATP-binding protein: MSIEVTNISKSFGDFKALDNVSLRVDTGELVALLGPSGSGKTTLLRIIAGLDIPDDTPGAKVMLSEENVARCDPGNRRVGFVFQHYALFRHMTVFDNIAFGLHARPRRTRPSKGAIREKVMQLLQLIQLENLGNRYPAQLSGGQRQRVALARALAIEPRVLLLDEPFGALDARVRQDLRRWLRRLHEEIHVTSVFVTHDQEEALELASRVVVMNEGKIEQIGAPDEVFHQPATEFVMKFLGNVNFFHGRIESGKAIFGGWQLHTTSLTCEDGSPARLFVRPHDLEIVKESHGASTALACVRRIQSAGPHVKVELELDTGESVLVELSHERYRQLRPKPGEQVFINLRNARIFTEDYMI; encoded by the coding sequence GTGAGTATCGAAGTCACGAATATCAGCAAATCCTTTGGCGATTTTAAGGCGCTGGACAATGTGAGTCTCCGTGTTGATACAGGAGAGTTGGTCGCCTTGTTGGGTCCTTCCGGCTCTGGCAAAACGACATTGCTTCGGATTATCGCCGGACTGGATATCCCCGATGACACGCCGGGAGCCAAGGTGATGTTGAGCGAGGAAAATGTAGCCCGCTGCGATCCCGGCAATCGTCGCGTTGGCTTTGTGTTTCAACACTATGCGCTCTTCCGACACATGACCGTATTTGATAACATCGCTTTTGGACTTCACGCCCGGCCGCGCCGTACCCGCCCTTCCAAAGGAGCTATTCGAGAAAAAGTAATGCAGCTGCTGCAACTGATCCAGCTGGAAAATCTGGGGAACCGCTATCCAGCGCAACTCTCCGGAGGACAACGGCAGCGGGTGGCTTTGGCACGCGCCCTTGCTATCGAACCGCGTGTGCTGCTCTTGGATGAACCCTTTGGCGCTTTGGATGCACGGGTGCGGCAGGATCTGCGGCGCTGGCTTCGCCGCCTCCACGAGGAGATTCATGTGACCAGCGTTTTTGTGACCCACGACCAAGAGGAAGCGTTGGAACTAGCAAGCCGTGTAGTCGTGATGAATGAAGGCAAGATTGAACAAATCGGCGCACCCGATGAAGTATTTCACCAGCCTGCCACCGAATTTGTCATGAAGTTTTTAGGGAATGTCAATTTCTTTCACGGCCGTATAGAATCGGGAAAGGCGATTTTTGGAGGCTGGCAATTACATACCACTTCCCTGACTTGCGAAGACGGTTCGCCGGCACGCCTATTTGTGCGGCCCCATGATTTAGAAATCGTGAAAGAGTCTCACGGTGCATCGACGGCTCTTGCCTGCGTGCGGCGCATCCAATCTGCAGGCCCGCACGTGAAAGTAGAATTGGAATTGGACACGGGCGAATCTGTATTGGTGGAACTATCCCATGAACGATACAGACAACTTCGCCCCAAGCCGGGCGAACAGGTTTTCATCAACCTGCGCAATGCTCGGATCTTTACAGAAGATTACATGATCTGA
- the folB gene encoding dihydroneopterin aldolase produces MNESSWDRIYIRDLNARCILGIFPEEREKLQEVLINIILYTDMTKAEESDSIEDTVDYKQVKTNVLDLVQSSSCFLVEKLAGDVAKLCLATQGVEQVTVTIDKPGALRFARSVGAEITRKRSKAD; encoded by the coding sequence ATGAATGAATCATCTTGGGATCGGATTTATATACGGGACTTAAACGCGCGTTGTATACTGGGCATTTTTCCCGAAGAACGGGAAAAGCTGCAAGAGGTCTTGATTAATATCATTCTCTACACCGACATGACCAAGGCGGAAGAGAGTGATTCCATTGAAGATACCGTCGATTACAAACAGGTAAAGACCAATGTTCTTGATCTTGTACAAAGTTCATCGTGTTTCTTGGTCGAAAAACTCGCGGGAGACGTAGCGAAGCTTTGCTTAGCTACGCAGGGTGTGGAACAAGTCACGGTAACCATAGATAAACCCGGTGCTTTGCGTTTTGCCCGAAGTGTGGGCGCTGAAATCACGAGAAAACGGTCAAAAGCCGATTAG